From the Lactuca sativa cultivar Salinas chromosome 9, Lsat_Salinas_v11, whole genome shotgun sequence genome, the window cgcctcctattgttaaatttgagatcggtcgagaattagccgatggagtctaaacaaaagttgtagatcttgattttacctacgcgtgtatataaagaacgtcgaaaaaggagctcgtatgcgaaagttatgatttttctaagtttgagggCTGATACGcaatagggggtgacgtggcaccaccagaattggacacgtggcaccaccagaaggccaccacatgcaccaactcggcgagtcatgactcagactcggcgattccatcaggtttttgcactataaatagaggtgttgggtctagccttctcttcacacctcccaaaccttctttctctttctaaactctctctctaagcctccctaaccacctaaagcctagggtaactccctagcatgaggcggaagccccggagtgcccaacggctccgagaaaagagcctttcggcttgggaaacgctgctccagtgaagcccggttttgcgaaaaaacccgttgtaagtgagctacgcctacgcaagttttaatatagcttctaattaattatagtaacattattaggaccttaaaataattgtttaggctattattatgagttatattgagtgttatttaatgcttatataataataataatagctatactattaattagtcgcggttatcgttagactaaaccctagtggtgttgatactaggttttatcgaaggaaattgttttgagagtatcgaagtgttgtacgagtgttgagtcaccacctatcaggtgagtgcatagtccctttcatcttacacatagatatgaagtatttaatataaactacgtgctatgtgtgcatattatctgaatacttgctgtctatgttggatgaacgttttatacatattttaaagaatttaaactgtatatgtatttttacgaatatgttgggtatgagatgggtagatgaatgatgagagatagaagataatgtgagtatacattggcagctatagacttagtgcctatgggacaaacaccggtagatatggacttagtacctgtcagacgttggtagctatggatttagtacatgttaggagttggtagctatggacttagtacctattagttagacactggtagctatggatttagtacctgtaggaattggtagctatggacttattaCCTGTTGAGCACTGGtatctatggatttagtacccgatgagtaagatatagcagctatggaattagtgctttacgaacgaacattggcagctatggatttagtgtcagtcctatgACCCTGGAAGTAaaggacttcggaataaacgaatgcacgatagacgactcttaggttaaatccttaaaagtaaagaagataacggggatgggtaattgggttgattctttgattgaacataataattatattattgtgggttgaaaaccctatgtactcaccaggtttcccaacctgacccactcagtttatgtatatcacaggtgacgaagtgaagtgacattatactgagagatttcaagagatgtagatcactagtgtaaatcattgtaagttctgtttatgcttatgtttcggtattaacgatgacatcccaaacgttttaaaatgaaataaatacgtttcctcgaaaatgttttaataacgtatttaccatgtttttttttctgggaacaaattccgcaacctttttataaaatgaagtactctgattttcataagcataaacaaaaatcggtcttttctggccgtgattttggggatgtcacaaatccCGTATCAACTTGATCCCCGGAACTATCCTTATAGCTAAATCTCCATATCGTCTAGAGCCGACAAAAATGTGAGAGTTATCCAACCAGCACAATGAGCTGAACAGCAAGGAGTTCGtaagttattatatgttaactttATTGCGTTCAAATCATTTTCTATTCTTGCTAGGACCACATCATGGGGATGTGGGTCGAATCAAAAACGAGAAATCTCAGTGCATAGATAAACATTTAGGATACATCCAGAGGCAACCATTGCTGCTCACAAACTCTTTTCTTGACATATAGCAgatcatgcctccgaagaagaaGAACCAACCCACCGGTAAGGCCCCAATCCTCCAGATGGActcagctacgttccaagctactGTCACCGCAACCGTAGCAGCCGCCCTAGCTGTTCTTAATGCTAACAAGACAAATGCGAGTAGAAGTGTTAATGGCAGGACAAACCTTGGTGTAAACCAACCTCAATAACAAGTGCCTACTGGAAAGGACACCTTTGATCCTCAACCTAACCCCTTGAAATGAAAGTTCAAAGGAAATTGTTCAACCCAAGGACCTACTGAAAGGCAACGAATTGGGGAAGTCAATACCCCAGTCAGCCCTGTTGTTTCAACCCCAACCACACCCTACTTGGGAAATCTCCCACACTACagcaaatgcaacttccatcatcgTGGAGTCTGCCGAGTGTTGCATTGCACCgaatgcaacaggaaggggcacacctctAGAAGATGTAGGGCCCTAGTCGAGTTCGTCACTCTAAATACCAATGTTGGGGATAATGCAACCTGTTACCTATGTGGTAGTGTAGGGTATTTCAAAAGAAATTGTCCAAGGGCTAAGGATGGCAAGGAAGCTCGCTTCGCGAAGACCCCAACCCAAAACATCACTTCCACTACTGATGCTAGCATAGTCCAAGTGTGTTGTGTATGTGGCGAAATGGGACATCTCAAAAGAGACTACCCAACAGAGAAGAACAATGAGgaaacaggaggagtctaacctcAGGGAATGAGGAAGCATCAAAGAAACCTGCTATGTATTGGtatgttttgaaaacttcaaTAATTATTTATAATCGTGATTTCTTTCCCATCCAAATTAGATCACAACTCACTTTTAAGAGTTGATGCCCTAATGGGTAAATTATGGTAGCCTAGTGTATACATCAGAGTCAGTTGTGTTTATACATGACTTGTATACACCAAGCAATCATAAGAAGATCTAGTAGGAACCCTTTTGTTTTAAAACGTTCAAACGCAAAACTCCCATCACTCGTGATGACAAACTAGATGCGAACTTCAGAGAATTCATTTCTCTTCAAAACCTGAAAGTATTCATGTGAAGAGTATCATCCACAGAGAGATGGACAGAGTAAGAAGGCGATTTGTACGATTGAAGATGCATCGTGGGACACTCATCTACCTTTAATTGAACTTATTGCAAACGACGATGACCTTCCCAGTATCAAGGTTGCTCCGTtagaagccctctatggtcgtaagtacagatcccctttgtgctgggctaaGGTGGGCGACACGCAAGTAGTCAAGAGTCAAGTCCCCGACAACACTCGCACGAGTCCTAAAACCATCCGTAAGACGACTGAAAGGATCATATGAAAGGGCTACGCTGATGAGAGAcaaaaccattggagttccagatTGTTGGACGTGTCTTTTGCAGGTCTTACCCTGgaaaaggcttgatacgcttcagatTGCGTTGAAAGATAAAATCAGGATACGTGGGACGGTCCAAGATCCTTGCTGGGATCGGTCCCGTAAGCATATAAACTCTAGATACCCCGAGAACTCAACAAAGTCCATTCCTCCATCCTCGTGTCGAACCAAAATGAGTGTCCGTACGATGAGATGCCTACGATTTCCCCTCGACAGCCTCGAGTTAGACAAGAGTCTACACTTTGTGAGAGAATCATCCGAGCTCACGGATCGAGGATTCAAGCGAAAGAAATAACATCacatcctgatagtgaaggtccgctggaatgtcAAAGAGGAACTTGGACTCACTTTGGGAGCACGAGAGTCCCATGAACCCTAAGTACCTCCATCTTTTCCAAGACCACGAGTTATATTCTTAtccttgaatttcgggatgaaatttcctctaacagagggatgatgtgacaacctataATTTATATCGTGTGTCGACATTCTTTTCCATCAAAGTTAGACTTGTTTTCGCTATCTTTTAGCCTTTTTTTAGATTCTATTCGGGTGTTCCAAGCCTAGTGAAATCAAGATATGGGTCTTGGGATGAGTGTATATGAGTTCTACACCTTGTAATTGATCCAAACACTCCAACATATGGAGTGTGTGGCCAaacacatgggtgtgcggccacacacactcttcccaaccgcacacacaTAAGTGTGTGGCCACAGACacgagtgtgcggccacacacccgagtgtgcagccacacacacatcctccagccgcacactcatccCTATTTATATAGGGTGACCCCTTCACTCATTCCTTTCATTTGGCTacactctactttctctctctaagaacTTCATCCAAGAACGCTCTCAAGGCCTCAAAAACGTGAGTTTTCCATCACCTAGCTTATCATACATGAAGGACCCATTGATGTAAGCCCTTAACCACCAAagttcatcatgttcttcatcacATGAAGGTGTATGGCCGcgcaccttcataaggtggccgtacacaccttaaaGCTCTCCAAAGTCAAGAGTTTGGCCTTCATTCACTAGTAGGACTTGGTATTAGCACAAGAACACCTCAAAATCGACATTTTGGGCACAAATGAGGAGTGTACAGATGCACACTCCTGTGCACGGCCGAAGAGTGTATCGAAACTTCTTGCTGAGCGCAAtagatacaaaggatcgggtagccctcaaatcaaacaaaacatgagAAGAAaacccattgaccaaaaaggtccatatACAAGATCATAGCAAATATAAGCATAACAAGGAAACAATAAAAGATATAGTTAAGTCACATACTAGCAACTACATATGGCGCTGGATGGGCCTCATTGATGGTCAACTGAAAAGACCTGCTCTTCACCGTAGGAGCCTCCACCTTGCCCtagcggccatcagtaatcctcaaagtggcaggCACAGGCGCCACCACCGCTCCTCCAGTCAATCTCGGACAATCGACATtttatggccggtctggttgctgTGGAAACAAATCAGAGCTCTCTTGGGGCAATTCCTGCTTAAGTAACCTACCTGGTCATAACTGAAACATCCAAATCCCGCCCTACTGGCCTCTGCTATGAGTATTGGTGGTCTTGGGCTTCTTGTCCTCGCCACCACTGCTCCTCCACTCAGTCTCAGACAATCGGCATTTCATGGACGGTCTggttgcagtagaaacaaatcAGAGCTCTCTTGGGGCAATTCCTGCTTACGTAACCTTCCTGATCATAATTGAAACATCGGGAGCCCGCCCTACTAGCCTCTGTTGTGGGTATTGGTGGTCTTGGGCTTCTTGTCCTGGCCCATTGTTATCTGCACCTGCTCTGGCTTCCACTTCGTCCggagctccaactcaatctcctgcTCACATGCCTTCTcaatcatatcatttagggtcttgcatcctgaaaagctcacaaactccctgatatcgTCCCTCGGCATAACATGATATCTCATCTTCCTCATCCACATCGTACTACAaaaccaacaatgccctctccttgaacttggtggtgatctcaaCTACAGTGGTTGTAGTCTGCTGAAGGTCCTTGAACTCCTTcaccagctgctgcacctcaatagccGGTGCAAACTCCTGATAAAACCTATGCACAAAATCCTCCCAAGTCATCACTATAACAACTGTCGTCACAACCGCCCTggtgacctcctcccaccagtcctgTGTTGCGTCCCTCAGCAAACAGGACGTGAATCCCACCTTTTCCGCCTCGGGGAAAAAGCTCATCCGTTGATCATTCTCCATGTTAGTGATCCAACATCGGCTAGTAATGGGGTCCTTAACCCCAAAGAACTCAGGTGCTCCGCATGCCTTGAACTCCCAGAATGAGGGAGTTCGATCCCTAATCTATCCTACGGAAATCTCGGCTTGAAATGACTGGATCCGCTCTTGTATGCTCTCTATAATCCCCTCCTTCACAGTACCGAAAATCActagggtagcgtcaaggatgccacGAGTAACCTCGATTATGATGAGCTCATGCAGCCTCTCATTAATTGGCTCAACGGCTGAACCTGAACCCGAACCAGAGCCCGATCCTGAACCTGAACCTCCTCGCGTAGTCATAACCTTCCTCAAACTGAAAATACAACATAGAAAACAATCGATAAAGAGATTTAAGGGGACTTCTCCTCACTGGTCTCCTTGGAGTTTCCAGCTCTGCACTCATCTTAGGTACAGGTCTTGTGCTTcgagtagtatgggcccaatactactttccacacctacaTATACCTTCCTCAAGGTCAGGCCTGATTCCTCCAATTCACCATACTATACTTAGAAACATAACTCATACAACATAGCACACACATATCCTAGACTCTTCTAGGATTTCTCAATCCTCACAGAACCAGAAACATCAATCAACATCgatggttgccttatgcatgcaagttatacacaaacAAGATCACATAGAATGTCAAATAAAGTTTTTACCCtaattccacaaccaaacaaggaacatgaaatgatgCAAAATCCATCATGCTAGGGCTATGCATTCCTAATCTTATATAACTTTgaaaacatacacttagcaaataacAGAGTCAACACCGATTCCAAATAATACATGGCATCCAATTTTTCTAGGTTGGATGAAATGATAAGTTGTGACCTATTGTGTTGTCACCAAAGTATTATCGTATTGTTGTACTTACCTAAAATACTAATGTACTGTTGTGCATAGTATCAAAGAAAATATTAGTTAGTAAAAGGTTGTGTGAAATGATAAGTTGTGACTTGTTATacttagtttctttgtatcataggAAGCAATACAAAGATAATGATGTTCAGACATGATGAGAGATTCGAGGAATGATATGCCATAGTATAAAAGAAATTGTAAGGCCTATAATGactatgtttatgcttttgtttctTGTATCggttatgacatcccaagttttaatAATCAATGGAAAACATTTATTCGGAAATACTTTtatgggacaaattccacaatatAAAGAATACTctgttttaaaataagcataaataaaaaagtcttttctgaccgtgaaaatagGAATGTCACATAAACAAACTCCATTTATAAAATCTACAGTTTCAATTCCCAAAAAATATTTCAATAAACCTAAATCCTTAATCAAAAACATagatttcaaaaagggttttacttTAGAAACTTCAAGTTCAAACCGCCTATGCAAATCGAAGGCGGAGCTAGGGTTTCAGAAAACGACGACGGTGGCGAAATGGGTGACACCGGTGAAGTCGAGTAACAACGGTCGTTGCTAGGGTTTTCTGTATCTTCCATATCGATGTAGATTTGAAAATCGACGACGAACAGATTTGAAATATCAAAACGACGTCGTTGAAGAATGGAGCTCAACGTCATCGAAGACGAGGGCGACATTTCGACAAGGGTTTTCAGATCAAAGGCGTTCCGACGAAGAGGTCCATGTCGTCTTGTAGATCATCAAAAAGCTTGACAACGAAGGTGAATTCAGAGACGTAGTGGAGGTTTCCAGCGACAGCGACGATGGTTTCCATAGTGGTGATTTCTAGCAGTGACGATGGTTTTTGACAATGGGAGTGGTTTCTGGcgaaatactatatatatatatatatatatatatatatatatatatatatatatatatatatatatatatatatatatatatggcttagGGAATATGTGACTGTCATGTACCTAATGTTAAATATAGAACCATAAAAAGCTACGTAGTTTTAACTAAATGCAATCAAATCTTTGTACCATCTTTCTTACATCCTCTATTAGAGCTTATGCTAAGCCTTGTATATAGTTTTATGgaattttataagtttaattATGCACCACAAACCATGTATAAGAATATTTTACCAACTACTTGTAGGTTtcgaaattgaaatttaaaacataaaactactttaaaagattgaaattattcattaaaaaaccCACTAAACTTCTTTCTATAatccatgataaaaaaaaaaaaaaaacatacaagtaCACATATGATAGGTATTAAAAAAAGTTACGAAACCTACTAGATATATGATAAAAACACATTCAAAATAGATAGATATTGAAGATGAATCACAAAATCAGATATAATATGAATTTAAAGAAAATAGGAAAAAGCTAACaatgaaagaaaattttgttGTTTAAACAAAATGAAGTCAATTTTGATAGTTCTATACCTAACATTACATACATACACccacatattcacttttcccatatatatatatatatatatatatatatatatatatatatatatatatatatatatatatatatatatatatatatatatatatatatagtactaGTCAAAAAttgtgtaaaaaaaaaataaaaatttgggaCCAACGGTGCTAGTCCAAAAAAATTGTATCCAAGTAGCAATTTTTGACAAACTACAAtgactatttttgcaattttatcattgtttttgaaaaaaaaaatgatggcagaatggtttttttttgtttttttttgttttagtttttttttttttttttttttttttttgatattttggATATAAATAAAGTCAATGATATAGATTGTTGATGCTATATTTACATTAAATAGTTATTGTGAATTATTTGCTAGTTTGGATAATGTATTAGTTTGtgaaatatttttaattttttattaaactttAATGATTTTAATTTAGCTTACTCGAGTCGAGCCGAACTTGTCGGTATCGAATATTTAACGAGCCGAGTCTGAGATTCAAATTTAGGCTCAAAGCGAGTTTGAGTTGAGCTTCGAGCTCGAGTATTTTAACAGAGTCGAGCTTCAGGGCAATAATCGACTCgactcggctcgtttacacccaTTAAGACTTTGAATTCTACATTCATTTCCTTTTAGATCACTATACGTCACGCCTTACCATGTAGTCCCTTAATTGGTttcttgttaacactttcaattCGCAGCTGAATTGAATAACAAAGTCAATTAGATTTGAACCACGAATTATAATGTTTACGAGTTAACTTGAATAACAAACTCAATTATATTTAAAACACGAATTAGATATTTTGATagttcaaaatcaaaatcaaggtTATATATCAATAATCTATTTAAAGTAGTAATAAAGAATTAAACATCggtaattaatttagtgattatgtTATATATCAATAATCTAGAATTGTTTGATATGTCTTTTATTGAGTTTGACTAAGTATTATTTGATATCACAATCAGCAGTTTCTAATTCGGTCATATAGCCTACAATAGGTCTCTTATTAATTTGGTCATATAGCCTACAATAGGTCTCTTATTGGATCCGATTAAAAATTGAGTTTGACTCTATCAAACCTTAACTCAATTAGATTAAATCAATAACAACTATAAAACAACCCCTTAATCACATATCTTGCTACTCGGTTCAAAGTACACTAATGATGTTTTCACTTACTAgatttcttttttgatttttaaCGACAATTTTTATACGTATCCTTCAATGTTGTGTATCCCTACATGTGAGTGTAATaatgtttgtgcatctattctgATATGACATTATATCTTAATGAAGAGAGGTATTTATagctcaattttttttaaatgctaGTGTTTAAAATTCTAGCATCCAAACTACTTACTATATAGGTTTTTGCTTACCGATGCTTTAAGTCCTTTTTCTGTATCTTCACCTAGTTTTTCTTAATGCCATACAATATTTGAATTTTCACACATGTGTGTAtataaatttatagaaaaatggaAAAGAAGAAGTATATAATTAAAAGTGTTAAAAAGTAGGGGGTACAAATTGAAAAATTGACCCTTTAACCCACACGTGCCATCCACCCCCAGCTAAACCCCGAAAACCGACGTACGGCGTCGTTTCACCGTAGACATGGCTCCTTGGTCCTCATTGAAGATCGAATACTCAAAGTACTCGACAACAGTTGTACTCTCAGTACCCAGTCCAATCTCTGTCTCTGCTCTATGGAAGGAATCGGCTCGCGTACCGGTCGACCATCTTCCCGGTACGGCTCTGCGCCGGTGTTCACCGGACCGGTGAGAAGGTGGCAAAAGCAGTGGGTCCATGTCTCATCATCGTCTTCTTCCATCACTTACAACCACAGTAACAACAATTCtagcaacagcaacaacaacgcCTCTACTGTACGAATTCGCCGTTGGACTCCTGTTTCCTCAGCTCCGTCCGGCGAAGAAACGGAGTCTGGAGCAGAAGAAAGACCGCGGCGGAAGCTGCGGTATGCTCCGGTAAGCTCAAGTTCCGCATATTAAGTTTGGGGTTTTTAACGTTCCGTTAGGTTTTATCGAACTGATTGGGATTTTACTTTTAGATAAGTCACTCTCAGATTTCTCTCTGTTTATTCGTTTTACTTCAAATTCATGAGTTACGTTTCGAAATTAAATTACTAAATTAGGAGAAACATTAACTTTGCCTCAATTTTACCCTTTATTGATCCAAATCATCAAAATAAGTAATTACCTTGAATTACTCTGTGTTCTTGCTACTTTCAGTGCCATAGATTCAAATTCAAACTACCTATTTGCTTCATCGTTATTAATTTTTACAAACATATTATCAGTATTTAGTATCAATCCAGAAAGGTGAGcatttggtaaaataagtgtgtACTAAGTTCAATAATTACTTGTACAGATTGTAGTGTTGGAGAAGAAAAAGGAATCTGAAAGGACTGATAATGATGTTAAAGAAGAAAGCAAGACACATCAACCTATTGCTCAAGAAACATCAGAAACTGATAATGAAAACGAAAGGAACTTTGATGATGTCCTTTCAGCTAAATCTCAGGTAATGAAGCCAAACTAATTTACATTATCTTTTACTTACTATTTTCAACAACAAACACAGTTATTCTGTATAATTATCTCATTAACATCAATCTCAGTCTCAGAATGAGCCATCAACCGAAGACTTGAACCACCAGCCAATGGAAATGGAAGAGCATGACGAAGACCATGATTTAGGTGGTGAGAACAAAGTGGCTGACTGGGTTAAGGCTGCTCAGAGGGGTTTTGCACGCTGAATAACTTAAGAACTCCATTAAGAACATGATTGTGAAGATGTGAAGATGATGAAACTTGTCATTAAGTGTGTGTACTTTAGGATTCATGTAAATTAATCTTTGTT encodes:
- the LOC111892827 gene encoding uncharacterized protein LOC111892827 isoform X1; its protein translation is MEGIGSRTGRPSSRYGSAPVFTGPVRRWQKQWVHVSSSSSSITYNHSNNNSSNSNNNASTVRIRRWTPVSSAPSGEETESGAEERPRRKLRYAPIVVLEKKKESERTDNDVKEESKTHQPIAQETSETDNENERNFDDVLSAKSQSQNEPSTEDLNHQPMEMEEHDEDHDLGGENKVADWVKAAQRGFAR
- the LOC111892827 gene encoding uncharacterized protein LOC111892827 isoform X2, whose product is MEGIGSRTGRPSSRYGSAPVFTGPVRRWQKQWVHVSSSSSSITYNHSNNNSSNSNNNASTVRIRRWTPVSSAPSGEETESGAEERPRRKLRYAPIVVLEKKKESERTDNDVKEESKTHQPIAQETSETDNENERNFDDVLSAKSQNEPSTEDLNHQPMEMEEHDEDHDLGGENKVADWVKAAQRGFAR